CAAGGTGCCGAATTCACCAGATTCACAATGCCGAATTCACCAGGTGCTGAATCACCAGTTGCCGAGTTCACTATTTATGCTGGTGGCGAATTCACCATATACTGAATTGACTTGTTACCGTTCTTGGTAGCTGTTTGTTTTCCCTTTTGTTTTCCCTTTGTGTTAATGCTCTTCTTGGCTTTCTGTTTCGGTTTCTGTTTCCCAACATTTTGTCGTTTGGCGGTACCAACACTGTCGTCTTTCGTAGGATGTTTACGTTTTCGGCCTGACATGTTTTGAAACCGGAAATGCCCCAAATCTCAGACATGTCGGCCCAACGACACCTCGGCCCAACGATACTTCGGCCCCAGGACACCTCGGCCCAGACGGGTCGGCCCAAAATTTGAGACACCTCGGCTCACGTAAAAGACATCTCGGTTCAAgcaaaagtaaaacaaaaatatttgatttaaatgtttttattttattaacatatatattttatcaaaatattacatatcaaagacgtgtaaaagaaattgaattattaaaaaaaaatgagaccATTAAGTTCTAATTGTACAGCtgttgaccaaaaaaaaaaatgagacgcgtgaccatccaattaaacaaatacacagagtttgatggACAGGTTTAGTCATACATGCAAGTGTGACCCGATGTCCGAAGTTATGCGCGCTTATTGTACATAtcgatgtaaatttaaaaacaaaataacgaTATACTATTAATCATTCagtgttgattaaataaatatgatcatactaattttaaatataatgatcatgtGCGCGTCTTGTACGAACATTTTGATGCTAAATATCATCTGAcaattttatcacatttaatcACAGGTAATCCTTGAtcgttaataatatttatataatatattgaaatgGGGCGAAACCACTCGGCGCGAAACCTCTCAGCGCGAACAAGTGATCGGAGCGAAACCACCCGTTACCCCACTGCCCTAGAACACAGGAAGTtgatttcaagcgaaatatagtTCTTAAAACTCCTATCGTATTTCAAATATTCGTGGTTTCTAATCACTTTACAACTTAAACTTTTCACGCTGATATTACACTCACTTtcacatttattgaaataaaacacttGATTTATCCCTTGGACTAATTGCATTATTGATGCGTAGAAAAATATTTCCCTTTGTTTACTTCCGGAAAGCCGCCAAATCGCAGACATTCAAAGAGAAACAGCATATTCCAGCTAAAGCATTGTCAAGGTACTGTTTAATGATATATAGTGTAATTCTGTAATTTATGTACGACATGTAAagtacatttttcaaaaaaagaagTGCAAAGTACCAGTAATATCAGTATTGCACATTTGACGTTTTCCAAAATTATGCAACATGCATTCACACATGTGTATAATGTGTCACGTGTTTTGGCACCAACACCCTTTCTtaagtaaacatggtaaatgacCGCCCTGGTCCTGTCAATATTCCGTATTATTGTTGATCTATAACCACATATATATGAACATTGATACTTGCTGTGAAAAAGGATGTTTTTGtgcttttaaaaatgaactataaacatgtatgataaaaacGTTCTAATTTCCGATAGAATATAGTTGTGAGAGTTGAAACACAATTGCAAGAATTAATAGATTTTAATTGCATCTAAGAGATAATTACATCCTGTTTCAGACAATGACAGGCAGAGTAATCATCATCACGGGGGCCAACTCAGGGATCGGGTTTGAAGCAGCCAAAAAACTGTGTGAGGCGGGGAATGACGTCATTTTGGCCTGTAGAGATGAAGTCAAAGGGAAAGCAGCAGTTGAGAATATTCTCAAGGAAAATCCTAATGCTCTCGCAACATATCTTCAGGTAGTTTAAATGTTTAAGTACAAACACTTGAATGTGGTTATTTGTGACATATGTTGGTAATATTTACTTCAGTCATTTCATCTTGAAGTTGTCCCCCATCCTGATACAGTTGTCTggtcaattttttgttgttgtccaTCTAACACTCTTGTCTTTACTTGGCCTTATTCAATGTTTTGACAGTTGTTTGGTCTTTCTGTTTGGTCTTTTTTAGTCATGTCTTTACTGATGTGATGAAGTTCACCTGCCTTCTCTCAGTCTTAATCTTGGTCTTGGCACAAGTTTTTTGTTGTCCATTTTTCCCGTCTGTCTTTACTTGGCTTTATTCTATGTTTTGACAATTGTTTTGAAGACCCTTTGGATTTTTGTGGTCATGCCTTACTAATCTTACTAATGAAATTTTTCTGTCTTCTCTCAGTCTTAATCTGTTAATCTTTGTACCGGTATACTGATGCTATTGAGAGGAGGTGGGAGATCATTGCGTTCTTTTTGTCATCTTTGGGGTATGAACATTGCTGTGCTCTTATTGCAAAGTAACAATTCATCCTGAATTTTGTGGTTGTAACATGTTGTGCAGGAGACAATACCtctgatattttcaaaatactcCCAACTTTGGAGAGCCATACCTATCTTCATTAGTGCATTTTCAATGTGTATAGCGGGGAAACTGCAGTTACATGTTGAATAGAATTCTTTGTTAGTTATGATATCTCagaataatatttaatatagaGAAGATAATATTCATATTCACATTCAGGAACATTGACATACAGATGAGCTCATGAATCATAATATGAGCGAACTTTTGTGGTACATGTACCGCACTTGTTAGTGATGCTAGTAGTATGTTGCCATTTTATTGGGAGAGACATTCTCTACCTcccaaaaaaagattttttttttattttatcaagttgtgatgttgaaataaaaatgactatattcaacaaaatgcaaatttaaaaaaaaaaattgtatggaagATGAAATATCAAAGCATTAATTGACCATCCATGCACCCAAAACATGCAGAATCTTACagtgaattttaaacttttgataGGTAGATTGGTAATTGGTTTGATGTTTTCATTGATAGTTAGACCTGGCTGATATGGCATCCATCAGGAAGTTCGTGGAGGACTTTCACGCCTTGGGGAAGAAACTGAATGTCCTGGTCAACAATGCGGGGCTGTTCCTAAAGGGCGATGACCGGGTCAGACAGTTCACCAAGGACAACTTTGAGCTGACCATGGGGACCAATCACCTAGGTATGTCATTGACCCAGACCGTTAGATATACCCTTGACTCTGGGGATCAATTTGTCTTTGACCCTTGACCATAGGCACCAATCACCTTGGAATGTCATTCACCCCAATGACCCCATACACTTAAATATACCCTGACCTTGGAGATCAATTTGTCCTTGACCTTTGACCATGGGGATCAATCACCTAGGTATGACCCTGACCCCTGACCCTAGGGACCAATCACCTAGGTGTGATCAGAAGGTTGGCCGGGAAATATTGGTATCGGGAGTTACCGGTGGTAAACATGGTAAATACTGGTACATCTATTATATTCCTGTCCTGGTAAATATTACTGATTTTCACTAAACTGGGAATTAATGGAAATACAAAACTAAATTCttcatttgtttgattttttcaatgaaGACGTGTAACCATTTAGCCTTGCTGTAACCTTGATGAGAACCAATAGCTGGTATGACAAATTCGTTATGGATAACATTGACCTACCGTAATGtctcgtgtataatacgcatccccaaagttgaccaaaaaatggcgaaaaaaacagcaggtcctatgtataacacgcacccaaAAAATGGCGAAATCAACGGCTGCCATTTTCCCCCAAACTATCGATGTttcatgttaattttataatccatgcgcaatttctttaattttgagaTCGGAACATAGCACAGACGATGAAAATCGACGGCCGCTATTTTTCCAAATAACTATCGATgtttaatgatgattttttaaccAAAGTGTAATTACTGTAATTTCGTGATCGGAACATGGCCTAAGCGATATTAGAGTCAAAGTTCTtacacttttaattaaaaaggacgGCATGATTTACATGGGCagtatcaaatatcatttgacaCTTTGTAAAGAGTTTCTTACAACATCGGAGAAGTAGAAGATCATCATACGTAGAGAAGAACGGCAACCGAGCTTAGtgcttaaaagtaataatgtttgcagaCATAAACcagaaatgatttaattgataaattatagTCAAACCCTATgattgttgtttaaataaacattgtgaagaaacgtacgtatgtcgtatatcgtcattatcaagtcgtacaaatgatcgatgtaATTTtagcagtgtctatgtaaagcaaTAACGTTTAACTGCATAACGGGACACAAAGtaattaagtttaataaaatcagaataattgCTTATCTACATGCACTTGAAAACACCCTGTGAAGTCCGACATGAGAGAGGTGCATGCTTCTGACACAGGAAATTGttaacaaacattgaccatgcgccgagtcaacaggtggctgcttacgtaatggcgaatacactggccatatttaaacttgtttgatgCAAGAATTAGTGTTAAGAgaggataaatattttaatacatggggggaaaaaattaagaataaggTATTTCTGATGCAGTAAATTTAGTATACACTCATTTAATTTGCATAACTTGCTATATCGACAGTCACTACTCCCGTGGTATCAAGAATCACGGCTTGAAAAAATGGGGTACAATTTTTgtcctatgtataacacgcaccccccacttttgatcaaattttggctgaaaaaaagtgtgtgttatACACGCGACattacagtatatattatattgCACAATCGTTATTGGAATGCAAAGTGATGGAATGAACTTTGTAACCTAATAATGGAATGCAATTTTTTTCGTTAGCCAAATTATAGTATGCATGGCTTACGTGCAATATTAAAATGTCACAGAGAAACACACATTAGATACATAAGTACATCCAAGGTTATATTAAAACATGCAATACATGACTAATTGTACAGCACCTGTGACCATGCAGAGCTATCAAACACAGACACAGGTTTGCTGAATATGACTAATGATGACAACTTGTTTACAACTTGATTTGGATTTTACTGTGCCTGCATCCTGCACCTGGAAAATCCCAGTATTTCCCACCATCCTGTTAATCATGAGTATTTTCTGCTTTTTTGCTAACCCTGTATGCCCCTGACCCTGGTGACCAAGCATTTAAGTTTGTCCCTGACCCCAGGGATCAATCAACTAGGTATGTTCCTGACCCTTGAATATGGTGACCAATGACTTAGGAATGTCTGTCCCTTACCCTGGGGACCAATCATCTAGGTATGTCCTTGACCCCTGACTACCAATCACCTAGGTATGTCCTTCACCCATTACCCCTAACTCTGGGGTCTAGTCCTTAggtatgaccttgaccttgggGACTAAtcaattcagtttatttcagacccattttcttttactttagtaatgtatatatttagtaAGACATGATCTTGTGTTTTTGACAGGCCCGTTCCTTTTAACGCATCTTCTCCTGGAAGACCTGAAGAAAACTGGGAAAGAGACTGGAGACAGTCGGATCGTGATGGTGTCTTCTTCACTACATGATGTCAATGAGAGGATGAACAGAGGCTGTAAGTTTGTTAATGGGGATCCTgatgtacatttgtacatattACACAGCCTTGTGCGAGATAGTTCTAATATATACTGATGTAAGGTTGTACATATGCATCCTAATATAAGgtcgtacatacatgtactgtggtttcatcagtattcgttgaataccaatttccatggattttgttgttaagttgatccacgaaattaaatgatcattgaagtgcaatttttattaacattttgtattgatagggtcattggccacgaatttacgtatccttgaaactgtgatttttactttatccacgaaaattgatacccttgaatattaatgaaaccacagtatattgCCAGATGTAATGTTTTTACATTAATAACATGAACATTAATATTTACCGGGTAgtaaatttatatttcttttaaacagCATCTGTCCTAGACCTGGAGAATTTCTTCTTGGACAAAGAAGGGACATATAGTGGACAGCAGGCTTATAAGAACTCCAAGGTTGCCATGGTGATGAGTACCTACTCCCTAGCCCAGCAACTTGAGGGGACCGGGGTGTCGGTCACCTGTATGAACCCAGgtaaggtcaggtcaaggttaAAGAACAGACCAACATATCAGTCCTAATATTaaattgttcattttgattcttTTTCTTTCTGCTTCATGTACAGTTCAGACATtttgatttgttgatatttgtcaaatatatgCAATTACTTGAACTTAGTTCAAGGACAAAGAACAGACCAATACCTTTCTTATCAAAGTGGCTCAATTTTAATGAGTTTTCAGATACTATTTCTATAAATAAACATCCACTAAAATTGTGAAACACATTCTTTATTCCTTTTACAAGGAAGCAAGTCAACGAAATCACATCcaattgaaaaaattgacaatataagaaaatatgcccacattaaatgattccacagtagtccACAGTGTTGCTCAACTccaatatttttgcaatttggcAAAGAATGATACTAGTGACATTgataaattgtttgttttaacTTTACCATCCAACAATGCAAATGAAGTGTATACTGTGGAATatttaaatttcgtgggggccaattttcgaggattccttaaattttacaggtttgtagggacgtaatttcgtgtattctcttaaacctacaaaggaaatatgactctaataccctaatttattaattcgtggagaatgttaattcgtggatgagaggtacccacgaattccacaaaatttgagccaccacgaaatctactGATTCCACAGTAACAGAGACAAATTTTTGTTGAAGGTTTCATTCCTACCACGGATTTGTCTAGAGACGCATCATCGGTCGCACGATTCATGTTGCGTTATCTGATGGCCCCGATGTTTAAATTGGCAAAAATTTCCCGAACAGTGGACCATGGAAGTAAAATGATCGTAGATCTGAGCATCAGTGAAAAATACAAAGGTATGGGACAACAAGCCTTAAACTGTCAAAGTAAAAA
The window above is part of the Magallana gigas chromosome 10, xbMagGiga1.1, whole genome shotgun sequence genome. Proteins encoded here:
- the LOC105346542 gene encoding retinol dehydrogenase 12 isoform X1, whose product is MNYKHTMTGRVIIITGANSGIGFEAAKKLCEAGNDVILACRDEVKGKAAVENILKENPNALATYLQLDLADMASIRKFVEDFHALGKKLNVLVNNAGLFLKGDDRVRQFTKDNFELTMGTNHLGPFLLTHLLLEDLKKTGKETGDSRIVMVSSSLHDVNERMNRGSSVLDLENFFLDKEGTYSGQQAYKNSKVAMVMSTYSLAQQLEGTGVSVTCMNPGFIPTTDLSRDASSVARFMLRYLMAPMFKLAKISRTVDHGSKMIVDLSISEKYKGVSGKYFDDFEEKESSEESRDEDLQKRLYELSARYCCLDGYEALTAPAPPPPEEKPVKSPKAKTPKKKSKEEKEEKEAKETTENDQSQGKGGPDVEGIKFVDEEDKPEEEKPEDRDGEPAKVTVTVEDTSKGEDTGNQGNDGEIKNEGKTEEIMEKGKAIEQEEAKVEVAAQ
- the LOC105346542 gene encoding retinol dehydrogenase 12 isoform X2, with translation MTGRVIIITGANSGIGFEAAKKLCEAGNDVILACRDEVKGKAAVENILKENPNALATYLQLDLADMASIRKFVEDFHALGKKLNVLVNNAGLFLKGDDRVRQFTKDNFELTMGTNHLGPFLLTHLLLEDLKKTGKETGDSRIVMVSSSLHDVNERMNRGSSVLDLENFFLDKEGTYSGQQAYKNSKVAMVMSTYSLAQQLEGTGVSVTCMNPGFIPTTDLSRDASSVARFMLRYLMAPMFKLAKISRTVDHGSKMIVDLSISEKYKGVSGKYFDDFEEKESSEESRDEDLQKRLYELSARYCCLDGYEALTAPAPPPPEEKPVKSPKAKTPKKKSKEEKEEKEAKETTENDQSQGKGGPDVEGIKFVDEEDKPEEEKPEDRDGEPAKVTVTVEDTSKGEDTGNQGNDGEIKNEGKTEEIMEKGKAIEQEEAKVEVAAQ